One part of the Humulus lupulus chromosome 9, drHumLupu1.1, whole genome shotgun sequence genome encodes these proteins:
- the LOC133800494 gene encoding uncharacterized protein LOC133800494 codes for MLQSQHILPTHFPFSHLHNHFLSPSSSSSSSSPLTFIHGGRPIITLRATPLRPRPRPEPWLARASDPTTTDVPEEKEEGPMEFFQSTAPIFATSDEPSSLQVATSVLLTGSIAVFLFRSLRRRARRAKELKFRSDGVKKSVKEEALETLKAMGSASVEAKSTPSPIQALLGGISAGVIALILYKFTTTIEAALNRQTLSDNFSVQQITITIRTIINGLCYLATFVFGINSVGLVLYAGQLAINSFMEEESTSKETESKNEDQSGSLSSTAETPTNTGDSIEGRQSSDDSQ; via the exons ATGTTGCAGTCACAACACATCCTCCCCACCCATTTCCCCTTCTCTCATCTCCATAAccactttctctctccctcttcctcttcctcttcctcatcTCCACTTACTTTCATCCATGGTGGCAGACCGATCATCACTCTCAGAGCTACTCCACTTCGACCCCGACCTCGACCCGAGCCATGGCTAGCTCGAGCCTCCGACCCCACTACCACCGATGTGCCAGAAGAGAAGGAGGAAGGTCCCATGGAGTTCTTCCAATCCACTGCTCCTATTTTCGCCACTTCCGACGAGCCTTCTTCTCTCCAAGTCGCCACCAGTGTTCTCCTCACCGGTTCCATCGCCGTCTTCCTCTTTCGCTCTCTTCGCCGCCGCGCTCGCCGCGCTAAAGAACTT AAATTTAGGTCGGATGGAGTGAAGAAATCAGTGAAGGAAGAAGCACTTGAAACCTTAAAAGCAATGGGGTCAGCTTCAGTGGAAGCTAAGTCTACACCTTCGCCTATTCAGGCTTTGTTGGGAGGCATATCAGCTGGTGTTATTGCTCTTATTCTTTACAAGTTCACAACTACTATTGAGGCAGCTCTCAATCGGCAAACACTTTCAGATAATTTCTCG GTTCAGCAAATTACTATAACCATAAG GACCATCATAAATGGTTTGTGCTACCTTGCAACATTTGTTTTCGGCATCAACTCTGTCGGCTTAGTTCTTTATGCTGGTCAGCTAGCCATCAATTCCTTCATGGAAGAAGAATCCACAAGTAAGGAAACTGAGAGCAAAAATGAGGATCAATCAGGGTCACTGAGTTCAACTGCCGAGACTCCTACAAACACTGGCGACAGCATCGAAGGGAGGCAAAGTTCAGATGACTCACAATAA
- the LOC133802075 gene encoding uncharacterized protein LOC133802075, with translation MEAIIDHHQQQDLSSGQSSFSSSIQDQDHQAAHVVVDYDLLLEESWFFGNLLINQKPIMSRCFSDPSPSSITNISNEIIALTTNNTTTTRNLARTPSLPPNIGREEEEDDDGHLNRVVTKLSKKAVEPNEVCCLGKKKGSQEKKKSSSSSSSCRSKTITEPRKNMLVRTQTLPTSMRKVEIVMSQDQEEINGGIRKPSRQASLNLADILPPRHNKGTSNSRNRAPKNTGVEFDTDGSREMRRRYQNGKNMRRSLSDLEIEEVQGFKDLGFTFDNKDKLNPSVVNIIPGLQEKKEEDNMGLENKVRRPYLSEAWLTQSYGPPPPPPPSWALRKSSQDMKAHIKFWARAVASNVHQEC, from the exons atGGAAGCGATTATTGATCATCATCAACAACAAGACCTTTCTTCTGGGCAAtcatctttttcttcatcaatccAAGATCAAGATCATCAAGCAGCTCATGTAGTAGTGGATTATGATCTGTTATTGGAAGAATCTTGGTTTTTTGGTAACCTACTCATTAACCAAAAACCAATAATGTCAAGATGCTTTTCTGATCCTTCTCCTTCTTCTATCACCAATATTTCCAATGAAATAATTGCCCTAACCACCAACAACACTACTACTACTCGAAATCTAGCCCGAACGCCATCGTTGCCGCCCAATAtcggaagagaagaagaagaagatgatgatggtCACTTGAATAGGGTTGTGACCAAATTGAGCAAAAAAGCGGTTGAACCAAATGAGGTTTGTTGTCTAGGCAAGAAAAAAGGAagccaagaaaagaaaaagagtagtagtagtagtagtagttgtaggagTAAAACAATAACCGAGCCAAGGAAAAATATGTTGGTGAGAACACAAACTTTGCCAACTTCTATGAGAAAAGTTGAGATTGTGATGAGTCAAGATCAGGAAGAAATTAATGGTGGGATTAGGAAACCTAGTCGCCAGGCTTCACTTAACCTTGCTGATATCTTGCCCCCTCGTCATAATAAG GGCACCTCAAATTCAAGAAATAGGGCACCAAAAAATACAGGAGTGGAGTTTGACACAGATGGGTCaagagaaatgagaagaagataCCAAAATGGAAAGAATATGAGAAGAAGCCTAAGTGACCTTGAAATTGAAGAAGTGCAAGGATTTAAGGACTTGGGCTTCACATTTGACAACAAAGACAAGCTAAACCCTAGTGTGGTTAACATAATTCCAGGTTTgcaagaaaagaaggaagaggatAATATGGGCCTAGAAAATAAGGTCAGGAGACCTTATCTTTCCGAGGCATGGCTAACCCAAAGTTATggcccaccacctcctcctcctccaagttGGGCTTTGAGGAAATCTTCTCAAGACATGAAGGCCCATATTAAGTTTTGGGCTCGAGCCGTGGCTTCTAATGTGCACCAAGAGTGCTAA